The following are from one region of the Bacteroidota bacterium genome:
- a CDS encoding T9SS type A sorting domain-containing protein — MRRLSTLTQWMLGMLFFALAFSFTQVKATHGMGADITWVCTGNGRYVITLKFFRDCGGVSPFNSYSMTYSSASCGVSSSITLNQQGGAVDITPLCVSQPSSCNGGGGPFGVEQWTYTGVLQLPVGCGNDWQLGWTECCRNNAITTLNGPGNQNIFVNATLNNTLTPCNNSPVFNNAPTPVVCNNQPVTYSHGVTDPDGDSLVFSLVNCLQSASTSVVYGGGYSGVSPLSTVSGVSINAQTGVITFTPNALQIGVMCVRVDEYRNGVLIGRTVRDMQFRVINCSNNPPVVSGINGSGVYTVTTCVGTNLCFTFNGSDPNSNNVLLTWNNGIPAASMNFASNNTTAPVGTFCWTPTLADVGFNSFTVTARDNACPINGVSYYSFIVNVVGTANTVNAGIDRTICAGGSVGLNATSSGATSYTWSPGTGLSCTNCANPTASPGVTTVYSVSATFPDGCTISDNLQVTVTPLPVVTITPGVVYTCPGSPVTLTGSSTPAAASNLWSTGATTGSITVSPGATTTYWYQSTTAAGCINRDSVTVNISAPTGTTCNVIYASPTGSGPGTQASPANLITAIGMASCNNTVIKMAIGTYTIDNPIVNIAGLLTIEGGFDPGNSWRKTSQAGATTILRSNLNPQGAANEQRLVAIQMAAASGVRFQDLTIQTANATGNGMSTYGVHMTSCSNYTFTRTQVLPGNGSAGANGTAGAAGASGATGGPGGGGDIDDEGAAGAGGAGGAGAGAGFGGGGAGGPDPTGNANCGCFVGSPGVAGTASSNARAGGGGGGGASGGEERRAGGAGGNGGGVNGGAAQLSGGGGGAGQDPGGTGGAGTGGVGGSPGGAGAAGPAGTHSGCFWVPGGIAGTGGDGGGAKGGCGGGGGGGQYCTFCDDGAGNGAGGGGGGGQGGAGGTGGRGGGSSYGIYLCTNGANGAIDDSRIVAGTAGAGGNGGAGGGGGAGGGGGAGAAVGTGEIGRGGNGGAGGTAGVGGVGGNGQPGQSIAVHLQSGTGLVLNDNAFNLPAQPVIFMQNIACTNTNINYSSGGAATWDLGAGASPQNFPSQVSATTVYSSTGRKDIIFGANTYTGFANIILGSGITPQIGTNAPIISGQYHVCAGSSVSFQSLNPGLNYIYSWSMGGGSIPNTYATQDVTGAVFNTPGTYTISLNYTTDCCGLSPATTITLIVDPQPTVAIAGPTAFCAGTGSSVNLTASGSTNYTWSPGSGLNTTVGSTVTAYPSSTTTYTVTGVNAVGNCYASNTVTVTVNQVNLAPSAVAATCNNNGSATITPSGGSGNYTYSWLPLPNTTATVGSLVPGNYPVTVVDNITGCISTSVVTVPAGPGLLQPSVANVTQVDCNGGANGSATIAVTGGVGPVFFYNWTPSGGSGATSTPLPAGNYVVTVFDAGNPGCPQSTLVTITQPNPMIGSVLATSTASCPFPANDGSATVNATGGVGPYTYNWGFGTGATQSGLSPGTYNVTATDTRGCQTVIPVNIICILPVEYAFLAANPVNKDIALDWETTLEINNMRFDVMRSTDGLQFAKIGEVAPLAVPGEGATYNFLDQNVEADVVYYYQLKQHDFDGNTSQSNIVSAMVPGAAVDFVRAVFPNPFEDVVNIEVRMAFDAKVKVEITNIAGQSLGVAREFDLRAGKQMMRLNLKEMAAGMYFAKISVNGVSMGAAKIVKAK; from the coding sequence ATGAGAAGATTGAGTACTCTGACCCAGTGGATGCTGGGAATGTTGTTTTTTGCCCTTGCTTTTTCCTTCACACAAGTGAAAGCGACCCACGGGATGGGCGCCGACATCACTTGGGTATGTACCGGCAATGGACGGTATGTGATCACGCTCAAATTTTTCAGGGATTGTGGGGGTGTAAGTCCATTCAATTCGTATTCAATGACTTACTCTTCTGCTTCATGCGGGGTGAGTTCGTCGATCACCTTGAATCAACAGGGTGGGGCAGTGGATATCACGCCCCTTTGCGTATCGCAACCCAGTAGCTGCAACGGTGGCGGCGGTCCATTTGGCGTTGAACAGTGGACGTACACGGGTGTTTTGCAATTGCCTGTCGGTTGTGGAAATGACTGGCAATTGGGCTGGACCGAATGTTGTCGCAACAATGCGATCACAACATTGAACGGACCTGGCAATCAAAACATCTTTGTCAATGCCACTTTGAACAATACGTTGACTCCCTGCAACAATTCGCCGGTGTTCAACAACGCACCTACCCCGGTGGTTTGTAACAATCAGCCCGTCACTTATTCGCACGGCGTTACTGACCCGGATGGCGACAGTTTGGTATTTTCCTTGGTCAATTGCTTGCAAAGTGCGTCTACTTCGGTGGTTTATGGCGGAGGCTATTCCGGCGTAAGTCCCTTGTCGACCGTGAGCGGTGTCTCGATCAATGCGCAAACGGGTGTAATTACCTTCACCCCCAACGCATTGCAAATCGGGGTCATGTGCGTGCGGGTCGATGAATACCGCAATGGTGTGCTTATCGGCCGTACCGTTCGGGATATGCAATTCCGGGTAATCAATTGCAGCAATAACCCACCTGTAGTATCAGGAATCAACGGTTCAGGTGTTTATACCGTTACGACTTGCGTTGGAACCAATCTTTGTTTCACCTTCAACGGAAGCGACCCCAACAGCAACAACGTATTGCTCACCTGGAACAACGGCATTCCAGCAGCGTCGATGAACTTCGCGAGCAACAATACAACCGCTCCGGTCGGAACCTTCTGCTGGACGCCAACCTTGGCCGATGTGGGCTTCAACAGCTTCACTGTAACAGCGCGCGACAACGCTTGCCCGATCAATGGTGTGAGCTATTACTCCTTCATTGTGAACGTAGTTGGAACTGCCAATACCGTCAATGCCGGTATTGACCGAACCATTTGTGCCGGCGGATCAGTGGGTTTGAATGCGACAAGTTCAGGGGCGACCTCTTATACTTGGTCGCCCGGCACGGGTCTAAGTTGTACCAATTGTGCAAATCCGACTGCCTCGCCAGGTGTGACAACCGTCTATTCGGTGTCGGCGACCTTCCCTGACGGGTGCACGATTTCCGACAATTTGCAGGTTACGGTGACCCCATTGCCCGTTGTAACGATCACTCCGGGCGTGGTTTACACATGTCCTGGATCGCCGGTGACGCTCACGGGTTCATCAACGCCCGCTGCCGCCTCCAATCTTTGGAGCACAGGAGCCACAACGGGCTCCATTACCGTCTCTCCAGGTGCTACAACGACATATTGGTACCAATCGACCACGGCTGCCGGTTGCATCAACCGCGATAGTGTGACCGTGAACATCAGTGCGCCAACCGGTACCACTTGCAACGTGATCTATGCTTCTCCTACTGGCTCGGGACCTGGTACCCAAGCTAGTCCGGCAAACCTGATCACCGCCATCGGCATGGCTTCCTGCAACAACACCGTCATCAAGATGGCGATTGGCACCTACACGATCGACAATCCGATCGTGAACATTGCTGGTCTGCTGACAATTGAAGGTGGATTTGACCCGGGAAACAGCTGGCGCAAAACTTCTCAAGCTGGCGCTACGACGATTTTGCGTTCCAATTTGAACCCACAAGGCGCAGCCAATGAGCAACGCTTGGTGGCCATTCAAATGGCCGCTGCATCGGGCGTACGCTTCCAGGATTTGACGATTCAAACTGCCAACGCGACCGGCAACGGCATGAGTACCTACGGGGTACACATGACCTCATGCAGCAACTATACGTTTACGAGAACACAAGTCCTTCCCGGCAACGGTTCAGCAGGTGCCAATGGCACAGCTGGTGCAGCTGGCGCAAGTGGTGCCACAGGTGGCCCTGGCGGCGGCGGCGACATTGATGATGAAGGCGCTGCCGGAGCCGGTGGCGCTGGCGGAGCTGGAGCAGGCGCTGGATTTGGCGGCGGTGGAGCTGGCGGTCCGGATCCCACTGGAAACGCAAATTGTGGTTGTTTCGTCGGAAGCCCTGGTGTCGCAGGCACAGCCTCTTCCAATGCCCGTGCGGGCGGCGGCGGCGGCGGCGGCGCGAGCGGTGGTGAAGAAAGGCGCGCAGGTGGAGCAGGCGGAAACGGAGGTGGCGTCAATGGTGGCGCAGCCCAATTGTCTGGTGGCGGCGGCGGCGCTGGTCAGGACCCCGGAGGAACCGGTGGTGCCGGTACGGGAGGTGTCGGTGGATCACCAGGTGGTGCAGGAGCAGCAGGCCCTGCGGGAACGCATTCCGGTTGTTTTTGGGTTCCGGGTGGCATCGCTGGAACCGGTGGAGATGGTGGCGGAGCCAAAGGTGGCTGCGGCGGCGGTGGCGGCGGTGGACAATATTGTACATTCTGTGACGACGGAGCTGGCAACGGAGCCGGCGGTGGCGGTGGTGGCGGCCAAGGTGGCGCCGGAGGAACCGGTGGTCGCGGAGGAGGTTCATCCTACGGCATTTATCTTTGTACAAATGGTGCAAACGGCGCAATTGACGATTCCAGAATCGTAGCTGGAACTGCTGGAGCTGGTGGAAATGGCGGTGCCGGTGGCGGCGGCGGTGCTGGTGGCGGTGGTGGAGCAGGAGCTGCAGTTGGAACAGGAGAAATCGGTCGCGGTGGTAACGGTGGTGCTGGCGGTACTGCTGGCGTAGGTGGCGTTGGCGGCAATGGACAGCCAGGGCAATCGATTGCGGTACACCTCCAAAGTGGAACTGGATTGGTGCTCAATGACAATGCATTCAACTTGCCGGCTCAGCCTGTGATTTTTATGCAAAACATCGCATGCACCAATACGAATATTAATTATTCCTCGGGGGGCGCAGCCACCTGGGATTTGGGAGCTGGTGCCAGTCCGCAAAACTTCCCTTCGCAGGTATCAGCGACCACGGTGTATTCTTCTACAGGTCGGAAGGATATCATTTTTGGTGCCAATACTTATACAGGATTTGCCAATATCATCCTTGGTTCAGGCATCACGCCGCAGATTGGAACCAATGCCCCGATCATTTCAGGTCAATACCATGTTTGCGCAGGATCCAGTGTCTCCTTTCAGTCGCTGAATCCGGGTCTGAATTATATCTATTCATGGAGCATGGGCGGCGGATCGATTCCGAATACTTATGCTACGCAGGACGTGACGGGCGCAGTGTTCAATACACCGGGAACCTATACCATTAGCTTGAATTACACCACAGACTGCTGTGGGCTTTCGCCTGCTACGACAATCACATTGATTGTCGATCCGCAGCCGACTGTCGCGATTGCTGGTCCGACCGCATTCTGTGCTGGAACCGGATCTTCGGTGAATTTGACTGCCTCCGGCTCGACCAACTACACTTGGTCACCCGGTAGCGGGTTGAATACTACCGTCGGCAGTACCGTGACGGCCTACCCATCAAGCACAACGACCTATACGGTCACAGGGGTAAATGCTGTGGGCAATTGTTATGCATCCAACACCGTTACCGTGACGGTAAACCAAGTCAACTTGGCACCCTCTGCGGTCGCAGCGACTTGCAACAACAATGGTTCAGCAACCATTACACCTTCTGGTGGTTCAGGCAATTACACCTATAGCTGGTTGCCATTGCCGAATACTACCGCAACCGTCGGCAGCTTGGTGCCTGGAAACTATCCCGTGACGGTGGTCGACAACATCACGGGCTGTATCAGTACGTCGGTTGTGACGGTGCCTGCAGGACCCGGCTTGCTCCAGCCCAGCGTCGCGAATGTAACCCAGGTGGATTGCAACGGTGGCGCAAACGGTTCGGCTACGATCGCAGTCACGGGTGGTGTTGGTCCCGTGTTTTTCTACAACTGGACGCCCAGTGGTGGCAGTGGAGCGACTTCCACGCCATTGCCTGCCGGCAACTACGTCGTGACTGTGTTTGACGCGGGCAACCCCGGCTGCCCGCAGTCCACCTTGGTGACGATTACGCAGCCCAACCCGATGATTGGTTCTGTATTGGCTACGTCGACAGCTAGCTGTCCTTTCCCAGCCAACGACGGTTCGGCAACAGTGAATGCAACCGGTGGTGTCGGACCCTATACTTACAATTGGGGCTTTGGCACAGGTGCCACACAATCAGGGTTGTCCCCAGGCACCTACAATGTCACAGCAACCGATACACGTGGTTGCCAGACGGTGATCCCCGTGAACATCATCTGCATCTTGCCAGTCGAATATGCATTCCTCGCGGCAAATCCAGTGAACAAGGACATTGCTTTGGATTGGGAAACCACGCTGGAAATCAACAACATGCGCTTCGATGTGATGCGTAGCACGGACGGGCTGCAATTTGCCAAGATCGGCGAAGTTGCCCCATTGGCAGTGCCCGGCGAAGGAGCTACCTACAACTTCCTTGATCAGAATGTCGAAGCCGATGTGGTGTACTATTACCAACTCAAGCAGCACGATTTTGATGGCAATACCAGCCAGTCCAACATCGTTTCTGCGATGGTACCCGGAGCGGCAGTTGATTTTGTCCGCGCTGTATTCCCCAATCCATTTGAAGATGTCGTGAACATCGAGGTGCGGATGGCATTTGACGCCAAAGTCAAGGTCGAGATCACCAACATCGCTGGCCAAAGCCTTGGTGTTGCCCGTGAGTTTGACCTGCGTGCTGGAAAGCAGATGATGCGTCTGAACCTCAAGGAAATGGCTGCGGGCATGTATTTCGCTAAGATTTCCGTGAACGGCGTCTCGATGGGAGCAGCCAAGATCGTCAAGGCGAAGTAA
- a CDS encoding gliding motility-associated C-terminal domain-containing protein, whose product MMRKIVLTCLLVCLTAYVAVAQCTTTNITGNFSPANGDTLQGIYNITGNFTIGPGITVHVRPFSQNSCGSLEIYAGGNIFISGTINANGAGNVGGLPGTAGLANNINNIEQCSSPTDQCADIFTFGGGAGGNAFGSGAGLGGLVGQNGSGRKDRCLNFGDEGGRVGGAGGAGAGAGGSYGGAGTAGAGGGNGSVPTMSTSDVGCTSTPIVAGSGTVGGAPGTSFGTANGADIALGAGGAGAGGGGRGRTAGTAGGAGGAGGGLVKLVSTGTFTFSGTINANGRNGLSGGNGGNAGASSRCCVDACSGVDEYTHTGAGGGGGGAGGGSGGGVLLESGGAATITGTINAIGGTGAPGGTAGNGYNMNQNCIFGNSNASAGPSAAGGFGGGGSGGRIKVFFNPCANGNNVVPTMTVTGGAGNAGPAQAGTTFAGAQNGLALGTATPALQSICFNGDPGNLNCLPASGGLGGYTYQWQSQLDCQGPWTNIPGANALNFDPPSGLQDTTCYRLQVQSGQCTTFSDTLRVDVNPALSVTVNPAGPVVACLGDSVTLTTSGGAGATYQWFYNGSLINLATDSFYVATASGSYTVLTQFLIGCDGLSAPVVATFSPPPAAFAIVTGDSIYCPGHPVDLLAVGNGNFQWLLNGTPIPGATNANLNAVAGGNYSVAVTIPGGCTATSAVVTVTNGLVPNALLNLTGPAVYCASDSSLLEASGGGTYAWMLDSMPIFGLVDSNLYVHASGIYQVIVTSADGCADTTAGIAIQVDPTPDAVLSTAGLPVTCTGDSVVFYAAGVGTYQWLYNGSLLPDTTPYYHAGITGDYTLIVTNSAGCSDTSLTYAFSYYPPINTTVNVSGPAYICPGDTAVVQAIGLGSVGWTWLQNDTLVPGANGASLAVTEPGAYSAIAYDQHGCEYPSVLVMVYPGQDPDAGLILIGEPPLCAGETVVLIASGGESYAWIQDSLVVPGFLDSVFIVTQAGDYQVIASTGCGADTTNIVHVEAGIAPTAGIAYDNYPQSLVQLRDQSISAAQWLWTFGDGSSSTEQNPLHQYPNPGDYPVTLIVWDIFGCSDTLSMLISVTDPDFFIPNVFSPNGDGINDVPMTNFRKLDTFVFSIYDRWGHMVFQTNTQDTWWDGKIKGNDAPDGVYFYYLEGKLPQDREAEQRGPLTLVR is encoded by the coding sequence ATGATGCGGAAAATTGTTCTCACTTGCCTGCTTGTGTGCCTCACGGCCTATGTTGCTGTTGCGCAATGCACGACGACCAATATCACGGGTAACTTTTCCCCTGCCAATGGAGACACCCTCCAAGGCATCTACAACATCACCGGAAATTTCACCATTGGGCCCGGCATCACGGTGCACGTGCGTCCATTCAGCCAAAATAGCTGCGGAAGCCTCGAAATTTATGCTGGCGGCAATATTTTCATTTCCGGTACGATCAATGCCAATGGCGCGGGCAATGTCGGCGGCCTACCCGGAACCGCAGGCCTCGCCAACAATATCAACAACATCGAGCAATGCTCTTCGCCGACCGATCAATGTGCCGACATTTTTACGTTCGGCGGTGGTGCCGGCGGCAATGCATTTGGTAGCGGCGCCGGCTTGGGCGGATTGGTCGGGCAAAATGGCAGTGGCCGCAAGGACCGTTGCCTCAACTTCGGCGATGAAGGCGGTCGCGTGGGTGGCGCAGGCGGCGCAGGCGCAGGCGCGGGAGGCAGCTATGGCGGTGCAGGAACCGCGGGTGCAGGCGGCGGAAACGGTTCAGTCCCAACGATGTCAACGTCCGACGTGGGATGCACTTCGACGCCAATTGTCGCGGGATCCGGTACGGTAGGAGGCGCACCCGGAACGAGCTTCGGAACGGCAAACGGTGCCGACATTGCCTTGGGCGCGGGTGGCGCAGGCGCAGGTGGAGGCGGACGTGGACGCACCGCAGGCACGGCAGGAGGCGCAGGAGGCGCGGGTGGCGGTTTGGTGAAACTGGTCAGTACAGGCACCTTCACCTTCAGCGGCACCATCAATGCCAATGGCAGAAATGGCCTTTCTGGCGGGAATGGCGGCAATGCCGGGGCATCTTCGCGTTGTTGCGTCGATGCTTGCAGCGGCGTCGACGAATACACCCATACCGGCGCCGGTGGCGGCGGAGGAGGGGCAGGCGGCGGTTCAGGCGGTGGAGTCTTGCTAGAATCCGGCGGCGCGGCAACCATCACCGGCACGATCAATGCCATCGGAGGGACCGGGGCACCCGGAGGAACTGCTGGAAACGGCTACAACATGAATCAGAATTGCATTTTTGGCAATTCCAATGCAAGTGCAGGCCCAAGCGCAGCCGGCGGATTTGGCGGCGGTGGGAGCGGTGGGCGCATCAAGGTGTTTTTTAATCCCTGCGCAAACGGGAACAACGTAGTGCCGACCATGACCGTCACAGGCGGAGCGGGAAATGCAGGCCCTGCGCAGGCAGGAACCACTTTTGCCGGTGCCCAAAATGGATTGGCACTCGGCACCGCAACGCCCGCTTTGCAGTCCATTTGTTTCAACGGCGACCCCGGGAACCTCAATTGCCTGCCCGCTTCCGGCGGATTGGGCGGCTATACCTACCAATGGCAGTCCCAATTGGATTGCCAAGGTCCGTGGACCAACATTCCCGGTGCCAATGCCCTGAATTTTGATCCGCCAAGCGGATTGCAAGACACGACCTGCTACCGTTTGCAGGTCCAAAGCGGACAATGCACGACATTTTCAGACACCTTGCGGGTGGATGTGAATCCCGCATTGTCGGTGACTGTGAATCCCGCAGGACCTGTGGTAGCCTGTCTTGGGGATTCCGTGACGTTGACCACTTCGGGTGGCGCGGGTGCGACCTACCAATGGTTTTACAACGGCAGTTTGATCAATCTCGCCACGGACAGCTTTTATGTCGCCACGGCCTCAGGGAGTTACACGGTTTTGACGCAGTTTTTGATCGGTTGCGACGGGCTGTCGGCCCCGGTTGTCGCGACCTTTTCGCCGCCGCCGGCAGCTTTTGCGATTGTGACAGGTGATTCGATTTATTGCCCTGGACATCCCGTGGACCTATTGGCGGTGGGAAATGGCAACTTTCAATGGTTGCTGAATGGCACCCCCATTCCCGGAGCGACCAATGCCAACCTCAACGCCGTTGCAGGCGGCAATTACAGCGTTGCCGTAACGATTCCCGGCGGATGTACGGCAACCTCAGCCGTTGTCACCGTGACCAATGGTTTGGTTCCCAATGCATTGCTGAACCTGACCGGACCTGCGGTGTATTGCGCATCGGATTCGTCGCTGTTGGAGGCAAGCGGGGGAGGAACGTATGCTTGGATGCTGGATTCGATGCCGATTTTTGGGCTGGTGGACAGCAATTTGTACGTACATGCCAGTGGAATTTACCAGGTCATCGTCACGAGTGCTGACGGATGTGCCGATACGACTGCAGGAATTGCGATTCAGGTGGACCCAACGCCGGATGCGGTGTTGAGCACGGCCGGCTTGCCGGTCACCTGCACGGGGGACTCCGTGGTATTCTACGCGGCAGGTGTCGGCACCTACCAATGGTTGTACAATGGCAGCTTGCTGCCTGATACCACACCTTATTACCATGCAGGCATTACCGGTGACTACACCTTGATTGTGACCAATTCGGCGGGATGCAGTGATACGAGCTTGACCTATGCTTTTTCATACTATCCGCCGATCAACACGACAGTCAATGTCTCCGGACCCGCTTACATATGTCCGGGAGATACCGCCGTGGTTCAGGCAATTGGATTGGGAAGCGTTGGATGGACGTGGCTGCAGAATGATACGTTGGTACCCGGGGCGAATGGGGCTTCGCTCGCTGTGACGGAGCCTGGGGCTTATTCGGCAATCGCTTATGATCAGCATGGCTGCGAATACCCGTCTGTCTTGGTGATGGTATATCCTGGGCAAGACCCTGACGCGGGGTTGATTTTGATCGGCGAACCCCCGCTTTGTGCCGGCGAAACCGTTGTTTTGATCGCTTCCGGCGGGGAATCCTACGCTTGGATTCAAGACAGCTTGGTGGTACCGGGATTCCTGGATTCGGTTTTTATTGTAACGCAAGCAGGGGATTATCAAGTGATCGCATCTACGGGTTGCGGCGCAGATACCACGAACATTGTCCATGTAGAGGCCGGAATCGCACCTACGGCTGGAATTGCCTACGACAATTATCCCCAAAGTCTGGTACAGTTGCGTGATCAGAGCATCAGCGCAGCCCAATGGCTTTGGACCTTTGGCGATGGATCGTCTTCTACGGAACAGAATCCGCTGCATCAATACCCCAATCCCGGAGATTACCCGGTTACTTTGATCGTTTGGGATATTTTCGGATGCAGTGACACCCTTTCGATGCTGATCTCGGTGACCGATCCTGACTTTTTCATTCCCAACGTTTTCAGTCCCAATGGCGATGGCATCAACGACGTGCCGATGACCAATTTCCGGAAGCTGGATACGTTTGTGTTTTCGATTTATGACCGCTGGGGACACATGGTTTTCCAAACGAATACGCAAGACACTTGGTGGGACGGTAAGATCAAAGGCAATGACGCACCTGACGGGGTTTATTTCTACTACCTGGAGGGGAAATTGCCGCAAGACCGTGAGGCTGAACAACGCGGTCCTCTTACACTTGTCCGATAG
- a CDS encoding thioredoxin family protein, with protein MSSERSSFHKLVGESEVPVLVDVYSDNCGPCQAMKPVLADLKERLGDGLRIIKINGYDNMQFMQDFQIQAFPTLMLFHKGKIVWSRMGFTTVSALEKAFRQHAA; from the coding sequence ATGAGCAGCGAAAGAAGCAGTTTTCACAAATTGGTCGGCGAATCGGAAGTTCCGGTTTTGGTGGATGTTTATTCCGACAATTGCGGCCCCTGCCAAGCGATGAAACCTGTCTTGGCAGATTTGAAGGAAAGATTGGGCGACGGATTGCGCATCATCAAAATCAACGGCTATGATAACATGCAATTCATGCAGGACTTTCAGATTCAGGCATTTCCGACCTTGATGTTGTTTCACAAAGGCAAAATCGTCTGGTCGCGCATGGGTTTCACCACTGTGAGTGCACTGGAAAAGGCATTTCGGCAACATGCGGCGTAA